GGCAGTCCCGTGACAAAATCCATGGCTAtgtgttcccacttccattccccGCGACAGCCGAACCGTGGCTCCGCCTGCTGCGAAGTCAGCAGCAGCATGGAGGAGGCGTCGCCTCACTCTCGGCCTAAAGCTAAGTCACTTTCCCCCTTTCCCGTTTTCACTAATTTGTGATTACATGCTTCGAGTTACGACAGCTTTGATTCATTGCTGGGTTTGACTATGTAGTTCTCTCAAGTTGTGATCTTGTTGGAGAGAGTTTGTTCTAATTTTTAGGCTACTGGATTGCATTGTAACTTGGCTAATTGTGATGCAAAATTCCTTACTGATTGGTTGAGGCTAGTTCTAAGTCCCTTGATGCAAAAGGGAATGGTTATAGGTCGAGAATTGTCCTCTCCAGATTCAGTCTATGTTACGGACTTACTGCTGCAGATGTTTATGGCTGTCCCTCTCCTTGAGCTGAGTGTATAAAACCGAAATCACACCGCCTTCTCTCGCATGATGCATAATGTTGTGCAATCTGGTTTAATAGAGCTTGTGAATATTGTAAGCTATAGTGTCTGTGGTTTACTCCTGTTGATATTCTCGCGTATAGCCTAGGCAGGGTAGTGTCAGCAAACTAATGTATACTATTATTTCTTTATGCTTTGCGCCTTCAATTTAGAAAACTAGCTTAGGAAATGCCAGGAGTGATAAGTTCGTTGGATTTTTCCATTTTGTTCCTCGTTTAGGAACATACGAGGAGTGAGGAGATGAGATCTTCGAGGGTACTGAATAAGAGGACAGAAAAAATGTAGTAGTGTATTTGGCTGAGTAGGCTGTGATGGTTAAGATCACACTTGAGTTGGCCATTGATCTCTACACAAATTGCACGAATGGTCAGTATGcatcagtgttgttagggtcgaggGTCGCACCGGGTTCGATAAGGTGAAAATTCaggtcgcgggtcgacgagtcgactgggtcgagagacccactaatctaggctaatttttttgccttttaatattaaatcaaataaatatattactctaatgtttataatatatcaaataatataaatgtagacgtaattcatgtgaatagagataaagtggaaaatagaaattatcaaaatatcaaaacaattcataagtcataagaataacacaaaataaataattgaaaccattgtctgaaaatgtCAAAGAAAGTTATATATCATCTTCACTTAGATGATAGTCATCTTCTCTTCTGCTCCAACCAAGTTTATATCTCCATTCTCTTAATCTTCATCCACAAGAATATAAGTGTAAGAGATTTGAGGAAAAAACGTGTGCAGTCAGAATATAAGTGTGAGAGATTTGAGGAAAAATGGCTGAGATTAGAGAGGAGCACACTGCTGAGATTAGAGAGGAGAAAAACGTGTGCTGCTGTTGAGATTAGTGAAAATCAGAGCAAAAGTGTGaaagatttgagaaaatcagcAGACTTTTAGGTAAGTTTTTACTTTTATACTTatgtttattttagtaaaaacaaatcaccattaaaaaggaaaagattCAGAGAATAAAGGTCTAGGAATTACCTGTATCTCGACCCGGCGGCGACCTTGTacctcgatcaacccacccatgttggggcggtgacCTGGGCGCCATTTTGATATGGTTCCTTGTTGTATCTGCATACAATAATAAGGTGTGATATGTGCCGTAGATGTATGTGGTTGCATACCTCCCTAAGGTGATTACTTACTTTTAGGTATCATGCGGAGGGCTGATCTGTAACCATTTGTTTGTTGGTTTTCAGTGTTGTTGTATTCAACCTTTTGTTTTATCTATTACCCGAATGGATAGGAAGGTGATAGAGGACTCAAGAACTGTCTTCCCAATTATGGAAGGGGCGGGATAGAGTGTGAATATTATCTTCTTATTTACCTTTCTGGTCCTATATTTTCCTTATAGATGGAGTCTCTGTTACGGCTGCAGATGTTTCTGGCTGTCACTCTCCTTGAGTTGAGTGTATAAAAACCGATTGAAGGTGATACATAATGTTTTGCAATCTGGTTTAGTAGAAATAGTGAATAGTTTAAGCTGCACTCATGTGTATAGGCCACCCGCCACagagtaattttttatatttaaaaatatagctTAGGAAATACGAGGAGCGGTAAGTTCATTGGATTTTTCCATTTGTTCGTAGCTTAGGAAAATACGAGGAGTGAGTTGAGTCCAAGATCCTTGAGGGTACTGAATAAGAGGAAAATAGGAAGTGTTTGAATACTGAGTAGAGTATTTGGTTGAGTTTTGCCGTTGATCTTTATGCAAGTTGCATTAATGTGCAGTATGCATGGCAATGGTTTCATAGTTATGTCTGGATAGCATACAAATATAGGTTTGTGATATGTGTTGTAGATGTACATGGTCGCATACCTCCTCCCTAAGTTGATAAATACTTACTTTTAGGTTATATCACTGAAATTATCTTTGAGGTTTCAacaaatttgtcacttatttccccTGGTTCTGTGTACTGCTTTGTTTTGAGTAGCATATTTGGTTGAGTAGGCCGTGATGATTATGATCACACATTCACACTTGAGTTGGCCGTTGATCTCTACACAAATGGGCAGTATGTGCATTTGCCAATTACGGTTTCATAGTTCTGTCTGGATAGCATACAatacaaatataagttgtgATATGTGCTGTAGATGTACGTGGTCGCGTTGATGGCTACTTACTTTTACGTTATGTATTATTTGAGGTTTCAACAATTTTGTCACTTTCGCTCCTGGTTTCATGTACTACTGTTTTGTTCATATATCATCATCCGGCTGAGCACTAATGCGGTCTCTTAGTCTAATTATGGTTTTCGGATACGAGTAAAAAGTCCCCAATGGAATTGATCAATGAAGTTCCAGCAATCAAAGTAGAAGACAGGATTGCTGTTTGTGAAGGAGGTTGGTTTGTGTTGCTAATATTCGTCTCTATGGATACTGGTCATCTTTGCAATTTCAAGTGTATTATATGCACCCACACATAATGCTACGTGTCTCACCGTTTCGACTTCACTGCTGATAGTAACCCGGCACTGGGTCACCCGGTCGAGTTCATATACGAGCCAGCTGTGTGCAAGACCATCATGTTCCTCCTGGTTGTTATAAGCTGTAATATTCAGATAATATGTTGTCAAAGCATGGTTATTCTTTCTCATTAAAACAAGGATTGCCCATGTTTGGGTTAATGGCATTTGGCACCCTCTTTTACTCACAATGATTTTACCAAAACGTTATTAATTCATCTAACATTTTCTGATCATCCACAACTATTTCCACATGAAGATAAAATATCCCCCGTGTCACCAAAAATCATTCTATTATTGATTCACCTTCAAAGTCAATTTTTGTATATAGTGCAATTATTATGTCCAAATCTTTAGAAGACATTCAAAACTAATAAAGCGGAACACAAATTATCAAGATCATATTTTTAAATCTCAAAGTTACTTTTTTCTAGGAAATTGGTGATGATTGTGTATTGttttaattctaaaaaaaactaactagaaaagaaaattcaaatatttaaaatcACTACACAAGTGATAAATTATTGCAAAATATTCATTGGATCGAATAAATAGACATTACTAAAAGAATTGATGTCTCCAAAAAAATTACATGATGAAAAACTGTTTCCTTATTATAAACTAGTTTCAACCCACGTGCGATGCACgacgaaatatttttttatcatacgattttaaattgttaattgattaacacaagatcaagttttgattccgaaaacaaattggtagtattgcaagttttaaaattggacGATAGCTTTTCAAACCTCAAAACGGTTTTTAAATTGTATTTTGAAGTATAAAAGCGCCGACGCAGAATAATATTGTCACAAAATTGTGTGCAATCTTTTTTGTATTCTGTAtccatttaaattagtactatactttatcatagtcgagcttcattacattgcaatatagtgaccctaataCGCTAAAACCCAAAcattgaaacctaaatcctaaacccttaacgttaaaataaaatcatcatgaccaacaaaacacatttttttaaaattaaatttgactgCTTGATTTTTTCGCACGCTTTGTTAGATTAGATAATTTAGTATGGAAACATATGCATGATTATAATGTAATGTTAGTAATGGATCATAGTATCGAAACATTTCCAATCATAAATCAAACACAACAATATTCAAGAAAAGGTGATGCTTAGGAAGTTCTTGAGTTTAAGTCGAATGCCTGAGTTGGATTATATAACGAAACCATATTAGCAATAATGATTCAGTTCTTGGTTGTAATTGAGTTACCATTGGGGGTTATTAGGATTTACAGATTTTGTATGTCCTTTCACCCCAAACAGATTCCTCGTTTAGCATTACCATTTCCTATCTCAGTCGCCTCATCATGCCAATATCCATATCAACTTATCATGTgtgaataatatattatatgtcCACTCAGGTATATTGAAGAAAACTATTCTAAGATTCGTGATGTCGAGCGAGAACTTGCCAACCTCTCGATGGAAATGAAGCTTACAGCTGGTCCAAAGAAAGCTGGTATGCATTTTCCAGCAATTCCTAAGAATAATTTCGCGTCTTCTGCAGAGTATAACGTGTTCTTGTCTTACTCTATTAGCACTTGAACGCCTACGGAAGAAAATAGAAATGTCAACAGAGAGAATTCGATTGGCTAAGATGAAAGAAGAACAAGCTAAAAAGGTATGCTTCTTTCCATTAAGGAGCTGATCTTAAAGTAGTCAGCTTAACTCAGTTTAACCTCATTATATGTGCTTTTTTCTTAAGCTGCAGAATTTGTACTTCTACTTTTCTCCGTACTCTCTGATAAACACTGTTCCTATCGCTAGGCCTGGGAAGCAGCAGCAAAAGACGTACAGGATGAGGAAGCGAGCAAACAGAAGCTTTGTGACGATCTAAATAATTTGGTAAACGATTCTTGATGGTAACATTGCCAGTTAACTTATTCGAGTACTTTTATCTCATCTCAAATCTTATGCTCTTGCAGGTCCAGGAAAGTAGCAACAGCCAACTTGCTCGACTGGAGGAACTGAAGCGCCGAATGGAGTCTCTGAACCCGAGCAGATCTTCCAATACACATACGCCCTCAGTATGATTCACTCAGACCTTCATCTTGGAGTATGCATATGCACTTAGTTTATTCGTTTCTCTATGCTTAATGCTTTTGTTCTCTCCCCTATGGTTGCGTTTCCAAGTAAACAAATACGAGTTACCTCCctaaacaaaaagaagaatAGATAAAGCgaggagaaagagaaaaaaatgtgaATAATAAATTAAGAATAGTTTTAGTTTTAGGTTTGAAACTAGCTAATTATAGTGAATGGAACAATTATCTTGATAAAAGCAATATTTGGATACATTATTTTATATCATAAACTAAAAATCTTGGAAAAAATGGGCGATAATATGAGAGTTAGTACACAGCAAATAAGCAATTAAAGAAATATTAATGACATTATACTCAGAAATCCACTTGAATAGGTTGATAAAAACATTGAATTTGACATAACATAGTGCAAAACAAAACTAGTGCATAAATCGTAGCTAGCTAGTGTTAATGTGGATTTGGAGTGAACCAAAAGGTTTTTGCAAGCCTCCTGCCTCTATGAGAGGGATGAGAGGGATAATAGATGGAAGATATCTTTGTATCCACATAATTAAAGATGCCAATATCATTGCCGCCTCTTAGTGTCACATAATCATCACAGAAATATATGGAGTCGGGTGTCAAGTTGAAGTCAGCCGCCGGAAGCGCGAATGAGTTGCTGGTTCTGACAAACATTGCCAAACCATCCAATGAACCCTCCATTTTGGTGAGTGTCCCTTTGTTGGCATCGATTTCATAGACTTTGAAATTAAAGGTTTTGCATGGGTAGTCCATACAAACAGTCATGGCGTATTTCATGTGGGATCCGTCGGGCCCGACACGCCTGTAGATATCACGCTCCACTAGAAATAGGCGGTCGGAATGCTCGTCCATCACCAGATAGTTGTGGTGATTAGATAATCTTCCGAAGTAGCTGTCGTCAAACTTGAAGTCACCCTCGGAGTACAAGGGATGCTCCCACAGAAAGGAGGGAGATTCGAGGTCCCAGCACTCGACCGAGTTACTCGTTAAGCAGAACAGGCGTTTCTGGCGGGCGGAGTAGGCGATATCACGGTAGTAGACTGGGTTGCACACGGGGAGCCAGGTGCTCCTGTTGTGGCTGGGGAAGCAGAGCTCAATGCGGCTGCTTTCGTAATTGTAGGTGACGATGGCGCGGAAGTCGTGGGCATCGGGAGAGGAGGAGGTTAGGATAATATTGGAGGGAAAAGGCCAACCAAGTTTGGGAAGCTTTATATGGCGACCGGTGATGGGATTGGAGAGGAAAGCCTGTTGGTTGTCTTGATTGAATGATGCCATCTAGCCGCGGTTACATCCCAAGTCATGTATTACTTGGCCTTGTGCCCACGCCGGCGGTGGCGTCTCCTTCTTGATGCTCACCATTTTCTTCTCCGCAAGGCTGTACAACTTAGTACTACTCCTATATGGTAGCATCAGCCAAGGGGATATTGATATTTTGCAATAATTCCTACGGAATATAAATTGGAGACTCATTGGAGTATACTATAATAATATCCCTATCCCTATCCCTCCAATTAATATATTGAATTCACTCTTACATAACTTGTGCTTCAAGTCTTAAGattttattgtaa
This sequence is a window from Salvia splendens isolate huo1 chromosome 5, SspV2, whole genome shotgun sequence. Protein-coding genes within it:
- the LOC121802433 gene encoding uncharacterized protein LOC121802433 isoform X2, with the translated sequence MEMKLTAGPKKAALERLRKKIEMSTERIRLAKMKEEQAKKAWEAAAKDVQDEEASKQKLCDDLNNLVQESSNSQLARLEELKRRMESLNPSRSSNTHTPSV
- the LOC121802433 gene encoding uncharacterized protein LOC121802433 isoform X1, with translation MEMKLTAGPKKAALERLRKKIEMSTERIRLAKMKEEQAKKAWEAAAKDVQDEEASKQKLCDDLNNLVQESSNSQLARLEELKRRMESLNPSRSSNTHTPSKYMESGVKLKSAAGSANELLVLTNIAKPSNEPSILVSVPLLASIS